The following proteins come from a genomic window of Natronosalvus vescus:
- a CDS encoding helix-turn-helix domain-containing protein gives MREFVFALEYDPGTNPVADVLEAYPDTTVRSLSYHVTPESLWRVDHASGTAEALEALEGAYADADYFADCLVRDDCGATCETQVLDRSSDTLVVYTYWDRTESCTSVPHLALEQLGRGLLFETYREGRRHRWRIVLDDTAPIHDFFNAMGAEVGECTGIEMLRLTDVDPDGSFDADRPVDNDLPPEQLEALRAAVEYGYYETPRDIELSELAERLEIPRSTLSYRLRRAEAALATDRIADVSPLEPSPVQ, from the coding sequence ATGCGAGAGTTCGTCTTCGCCCTCGAGTACGACCCCGGCACGAACCCCGTCGCAGACGTCCTCGAGGCCTACCCGGACACGACCGTCCGTTCGCTCTCCTACCACGTGACGCCCGAGAGCCTCTGGCGGGTCGACCACGCCAGCGGAACCGCAGAGGCGCTCGAGGCGCTCGAGGGAGCCTACGCCGACGCGGACTACTTCGCGGACTGCCTCGTCCGCGACGACTGCGGTGCAACCTGTGAAACCCAGGTACTCGATCGCTCGAGTGACACGCTCGTCGTCTACACGTACTGGGATCGAACCGAGTCGTGTACCTCGGTGCCACACCTTGCGCTCGAACAACTCGGGAGGGGACTACTGTTCGAAACCTACCGCGAGGGACGCCGTCACCGCTGGCGGATCGTCCTCGACGACACGGCACCGATCCACGACTTCTTCAACGCGATGGGTGCCGAAGTGGGCGAGTGCACCGGCATCGAGATGCTGCGACTCACCGACGTCGACCCCGACGGCTCGTTCGACGCCGACCGACCCGTCGACAACGACCTCCCGCCGGAACAACTCGAGGCGCTTCGGGCCGCCGTCGAGTACGGCTACTACGAGACGCCCCGGGACATCGAACTCTCGGAGTTGGCCGAGCGCCTCGAGATACCGCGATCGACGCTCTCTTACCGGCTCCGACGCGCTGAAGCCGCGCTCGCGACCGACCGAATCGCCGACGTCTCGCCGCTCGAACCCTCGCCAGTGCAGTAA
- a CDS encoding acyl-CoA dehydrogenase family protein: MDFGLSDEQQQIREEVKRFAENEIEPVATEYDVEEKYPHEVVEKAAEMGLTGAYIPMEYGGAGYSILDTAIITEELFAYDPGIALSIVATSFGCEAIMNFGTEEQKEEFLEPVAMGEAISGAAISEPDTGSDVSSVSTRAEKDGDEWVLNGTKMWITNGTVADFLVVLTKTDPDAEGRYNGFSQFIVETDRDGVSTEKITGKLGIRASDTAEVILDDVHVPEENLVGTKDAAFLQQMQFFDETRTAVAAQGVGIAKGATEAALEYAQDREQFGRSISEFQAIQHKLADMATKTEAARNLTYKAAWKVDQGEDVTQLASMAKEYASRIAVDVADEAVQIHGGAGYVNDFPVERLYRDAKITQIYEGTTEIQKNIIAREMLGKGF; the protein is encoded by the coding sequence ATGGACTTTGGACTCTCCGACGAACAACAACAGATCCGCGAGGAAGTGAAACGCTTCGCCGAAAACGAGATCGAACCCGTTGCTACCGAGTACGACGTCGAGGAAAAGTATCCCCACGAGGTCGTCGAAAAGGCCGCAGAGATGGGGCTAACCGGCGCCTACATCCCGATGGAGTACGGCGGCGCGGGCTACTCGATTCTCGACACGGCCATCATCACCGAGGAGCTGTTCGCCTACGATCCCGGCATCGCGCTCTCGATCGTCGCCACCTCCTTCGGCTGTGAGGCGATCATGAACTTCGGAACCGAGGAACAGAAAGAGGAGTTCCTCGAGCCCGTGGCGATGGGCGAAGCCATCTCTGGGGCCGCGATTTCTGAACCCGACACCGGTTCGGACGTCTCTTCCGTCTCCACGCGCGCCGAGAAAGATGGCGACGAGTGGGTGCTCAACGGCACCAAAATGTGGATCACTAACGGCACCGTCGCGGACTTCCTCGTCGTCCTCACGAAGACCGACCCTGACGCCGAGGGTCGTTACAACGGCTTCAGCCAGTTCATCGTCGAGACCGATCGCGACGGCGTCTCGACCGAGAAGATCACCGGCAAGCTCGGGATCCGCGCCTCGGACACCGCCGAAGTCATCCTCGACGACGTGCACGTCCCCGAGGAAAACCTCGTCGGCACCAAAGACGCCGCCTTCCTCCAGCAGATGCAGTTCTTCGACGAGACCCGGACGGCCGTCGCCGCCCAGGGCGTCGGTATCGCGAAGGGAGCGACCGAGGCCGCACTCGAGTACGCCCAGGATCGCGAGCAGTTCGGCCGCTCGATTTCGGAGTTCCAGGCCATCCAGCACAAACTCGCCGACATGGCGACCAAGACCGAGGCCGCCCGCAACCTCACCTACAAGGCGGCCTGGAAGGTCGATCAGGGCGAGGACGTCACCCAGCTGGCCTCGATGGCCAAGGAGTACGCCTCCCGGATCGCCGTCGACGTCGCCGACGAGGCCGTCCAGATCCACGGCGGCGCCGGCTACGTGAACGACTTCCCGGTCGAACGCCTCTACCGCGACGCCAAGATCACCCAGATCTACGAGGGCACGACGGAGATCCAGAAGAACATCATTGCTCGGGAGATGCTCGGGAAGGGTTTCTAA
- a CDS encoding aminopeptidase — MDPRIREHAQVIANHSVDLQPGDNVVIDAHPVAEDLVVALHEVIGDVGANPITTGKRAGKRQHRAFLRAAAQEAGDDDPEFETPEHELALIEHTDVYIAIRAGDNATETSDVDPEVSAAYSQAYRPVQNERLSKRWCLTQFPAPANAQLAEMSRDGYENFVWDAVNKDWDAVREHQQQMVEILDPADEVRIKSGETTDLTMSVAGNHTLNDYGERNLPGGEVFTAPVRDSVEGEVLFDMPLYHQGREITDAHLVFEHGEVVSHSASKNEGLLTEVLETDDGARRLGELGIGMNRDITKFTYNMLFDEKMGDTVHLAVGRAYGSTVGEDNETNDSAVHVDMIVDMSEDSFIEVDDEVVQRDGTFRFEDGFEA, encoded by the coding sequence ATGGATCCGCGAATCCGCGAACACGCACAGGTCATCGCGAACCACTCCGTCGATCTCCAGCCGGGGGACAACGTGGTGATCGACGCCCATCCCGTCGCCGAGGATCTGGTCGTCGCCCTCCACGAGGTGATCGGCGACGTCGGTGCGAACCCGATCACGACAGGCAAACGCGCCGGCAAGCGTCAGCACCGCGCCTTTCTCCGCGCCGCCGCACAGGAGGCCGGTGACGACGACCCCGAGTTCGAAACGCCCGAACACGAACTCGCGTTGATCGAGCACACCGACGTCTACATCGCCATCCGGGCCGGCGACAACGCGACCGAGACGAGCGACGTCGATCCGGAGGTCAGCGCGGCCTACAGCCAGGCATACCGCCCCGTCCAGAACGAGCGCCTGTCGAAACGCTGGTGTCTCACCCAGTTCCCCGCCCCGGCGAACGCCCAGCTGGCGGAGATGTCACGGGATGGCTACGAGAACTTCGTCTGGGACGCCGTCAACAAAGACTGGGATGCCGTCCGGGAACACCAACAGCAGATGGTCGAGATTCTCGACCCGGCGGACGAGGTTCGGATCAAAAGCGGGGAGACGACCGACCTGACGATGTCCGTCGCAGGCAACCACACCCTCAACGACTACGGCGAGCGTAACCTTCCCGGCGGCGAGGTCTTCACCGCCCCCGTCCGCGACAGCGTCGAGGGCGAGGTACTGTTCGACATGCCGCTGTACCACCAGGGCCGGGAGATCACCGACGCCCATCTCGTGTTCGAACACGGCGAAGTCGTCTCCCACTCGGCGTCGAAAAACGAGGGGTTGCTTACTGAGGTGCTCGAGACCGACGACGGCGCCCGGCGGTTGGGTGAGCTGGGTATCGGGATGAACCGGGATATCACCAAGTTCACCTACAACATGTTGTTCGACGAGAAGATGGGCGACACCGTCCACCTGGCGGTCGGCCGAGCCTACGGCTCCACCGTCGGCGAGGATAACGAGACCAACGATTCGGCCGTCCACGTCGACATGATCGTCGACATGAGCGAGGATTCGTTCATCGAGGTCGATGACGAGGTCGTGCAGCGCGACGGGACGTTCCGGTTCGAGGACGGCTTCGAGGCCTAA
- a CDS encoding heavy metal translocating P-type ATPase has translation MSESAGDEHRHRRLECRVPEMDCASCATKIERSLERLEGVTTIDPAVGTGRVIVEYDPERTDERAIERQIEAAGYAVAGIGGDRGNRTYAVPAMDCASCASKVERALEDLEGSAIDGVETMPATGRVTVSVGGDEVDVSSDLEALDATVVTAIEGAGYEARLVTEDGNSPLEEPTPVWRTPRAISTMIGAVGVVIGMVLAFVVTGSNATVAEVAGREFAISHLLFIASAAVAGVPILRNGYYSVRTRSLDIDFLMSVGIVASVATHHPFEGAMLAVLFSIAELLERYSMDRARHSLRELMELSPETATRKRADGSEEVVPAEALEPGDTVVVRPGEKLPADGVVTAGTSAVDQSPITGESVPIDRSSGDEVYAGTIAESGYLEVEVMSAAGESTLARIVDLVADAERERTKREQFVDRFAAVYTPAVVVAAVALAAGPPLLLGGAWDTWFLRGLTLLVIACPCAFVISTPVSVVSGITSAARNGVLIKGGRHLEAVGESSILAVDKTGTLTTGDLSVTDVVAFEDADEDEVLARASALERRSEHPIGAAIVDHAAERGIDDVDNSNITNFEALTGRGVRGEIDGRPHYVGKPDLLEGLGFDLEHAHARPDGGSVVGNVSKPGCDRTNCLDLLQEVVPRLEREGKTVVLVSTDEQLLGLIAVADGVRPEAEWAVSQLQEQGVRVVMLTGDNEGTARAIAEQVGIEEFRAELLPEEKLEAIRELEGRSAGEDVIRDADGDDEDEFEAKGEAEAEDEGETDKTKTPVAMLGDGINDAPALATASVGIAMGAAGTDTALETADVALMGDDLTRLPYLYRLSLSANGVIRQNIGSSLAVKAVLAAGAPFGLVTVIHAVVIGDMGMSLAVTGNAMRLSGVEPESPALEGEE, from the coding sequence ATGAGTGAGTCCGCTGGCGACGAGCACCGGCACCGACGCCTCGAGTGTCGGGTGCCGGAGATGGACTGTGCGTCGTGTGCCACGAAGATCGAACGCAGCCTCGAGCGACTCGAGGGAGTGACGACGATCGATCCGGCGGTCGGAACCGGCCGCGTCATCGTCGAGTACGATCCCGAGCGAACGGACGAACGGGCGATCGAACGACAGATCGAGGCCGCCGGGTATGCGGTCGCTGGCATCGGCGGCGACCGAGGAAACCGAACGTACGCCGTCCCGGCGATGGACTGTGCCTCCTGTGCGAGCAAGGTCGAGCGGGCACTCGAGGATCTCGAGGGGTCGGCGATCGACGGCGTCGAGACGATGCCGGCGACCGGTCGGGTAACCGTCTCGGTCGGGGGCGACGAAGTGGACGTCAGCAGCGACCTCGAGGCCCTGGACGCGACCGTCGTCACCGCTATCGAGGGGGCAGGGTACGAAGCCCGGTTGGTCACCGAAGACGGAAACAGCCCACTCGAGGAGCCGACGCCGGTCTGGCGGACGCCGCGTGCCATCTCGACGATGATCGGCGCAGTCGGCGTCGTGATCGGGATGGTGCTCGCGTTCGTGGTCACGGGATCGAACGCCACCGTCGCCGAGGTCGCCGGTCGGGAGTTCGCCATTTCACACCTGCTGTTCATCGCCAGCGCAGCCGTCGCTGGCGTACCGATCCTCCGAAACGGCTACTACTCCGTCCGTACGCGTAGCCTCGACATCGACTTCCTGATGAGCGTCGGGATCGTCGCGAGCGTCGCCACCCACCACCCGTTCGAGGGGGCGATGCTCGCCGTGCTGTTCAGCATCGCGGAACTACTCGAACGCTATTCGATGGATCGGGCGCGCCACTCGCTCCGGGAACTGATGGAACTCTCCCCCGAGACGGCCACGCGCAAGCGAGCCGACGGCAGCGAGGAGGTGGTTCCGGCCGAGGCGCTCGAGCCGGGTGACACCGTCGTCGTTCGACCGGGCGAGAAACTCCCCGCCGACGGCGTCGTCACCGCAGGCACCAGCGCCGTCGATCAGTCGCCGATCACCGGCGAAAGTGTCCCGATCGATCGCTCGAGCGGCGACGAGGTCTACGCGGGAACGATCGCCGAGTCAGGGTATCTCGAGGTCGAAGTGATGAGTGCAGCGGGCGAGTCGACGCTCGCACGGATCGTCGACCTCGTTGCCGACGCCGAGCGCGAGCGCACGAAACGCGAGCAGTTCGTCGACCGGTTCGCCGCCGTCTACACCCCGGCCGTCGTCGTCGCGGCCGTCGCGCTCGCCGCGGGGCCGCCGCTGCTCCTCGGCGGCGCTTGGGACACCTGGTTCCTCCGCGGACTGACGCTGCTGGTGATCGCCTGCCCCTGCGCGTTCGTCATCTCGACGCCCGTGAGCGTCGTCTCGGGGATCACCAGCGCCGCGCGTAACGGCGTGTTGATCAAGGGCGGTCGTCACCTCGAGGCAGTCGGCGAGAGTTCGATTCTCGCCGTCGACAAGACCGGCACCCTGACGACTGGTGACCTGTCGGTGACCGACGTGGTCGCGTTCGAGGACGCCGACGAGGACGAGGTGCTGGCCCGGGCGAGCGCACTCGAGCGCAGGAGCGAGCACCCGATCGGGGCGGCTATCGTCGATCACGCCGCCGAACGAGGGATCGATGACGTCGACAACTCGAACATAACGAACTTCGAGGCGCTCACCGGCCGCGGCGTCCGCGGTGAGATCGACGGACGGCCTCACTACGTCGGGAAACCGGATTTACTCGAGGGGCTCGGATTCGACCTCGAGCACGCCCACGCACGGCCCGACGGCGGGAGCGTCGTGGGGAACGTGTCGAAGCCAGGTTGTGACCGGACGAACTGCCTCGACCTCCTCCAGGAAGTCGTTCCCCGCCTCGAGCGCGAGGGGAAGACGGTTGTACTCGTCAGTACCGACGAGCAGTTGCTCGGGTTGATCGCCGTCGCCGACGGGGTACGACCGGAAGCGGAGTGGGCGGTCTCACAGCTTCAGGAGCAGGGCGTTCGCGTCGTAATGCTCACCGGCGACAACGAGGGCACCGCCCGGGCCATCGCCGAGCAGGTCGGGATCGAGGAGTTCCGCGCCGAACTCCTGCCCGAGGAGAAACTCGAGGCGATTCGCGAACTCGAGGGGCGGTCGGCGGGTGAGGATGTGATTAGGGATGCTGATGGGGACGACGAGGACGAATTCGAAGCCAAGGGGGAGGCTGAAGCCGAAGACGAGGGCGAAACTGACAAGACGAAAACACCAGTCGCCATGCTCGGCGACGGCATCAACGACGCGCCCGCGCTCGCGACGGCCTCCGTTGGCATCGCGATGGGTGCCGCAGGGACGGACACGGCACTCGAGACCGCCGACGTGGCCCTCATGGGCGACGATCTGACCCGCCTCCCATACCTCTACCGGCTGTCGCTGTCGGCGAACGGGGTGATCCGTCAGAACATCGGCTCGAGCCTCGCCGTGAAGGCCGTGCTCGCCGCGGGGGCTCCATTCGGGCTCGTGACGGTGATCCACGCCGTCGTCATCGGCGACATGGGGATGAGTCTCGCCGTGACGGGCAACGCCATGCGGCTGTCCGGGGTCGAGCCGGAGTCGCCGGCGCTCGAGGGGGAGGAGTGA
- a CDS encoding 3-hydroxyacyl-CoA dehydrogenase/enoyl-CoA hydratase family protein: protein MELEDINTIAVLGAGNMGHGIAEVAALAGYDVTLRDINEEFVRNGYEQIEWSVGKLAEKDQISDDLADATLERITPLVDVEEAVADVDVVIEAVPEKMDIKKEVYGEVEQYAPDHAIFATNTSSLSITELSEVTDRPERFCGMHFFNPPIRMPLVEVISGAHTDEETLDVIEALAEDVDKSPVRVHKDSPGFIVNRVLVPLMNEAAWMVYEDEATVAEIDSTAKFDMGLPMGLFELTDQVGLDVGLHVQEYMHETLGDAYAPCPMTEEKVEAEELGKKTGKGVYDYEDGDGVQIPTDEGKEWIADRLLAVMADEVAQLIDDDVAGPDAIDEAMKLGAGFPDGPAKMADGRGLSELLEALEDAYEKTDAARHEPSEALRTFADEGNFYGDDDDEETDGYDYEDIAVEIDGRVANLVIDRPHRMNTITTDMINEIDDALDSLVDDEDVRAILLTGAEDRAFSAGFDASTAAAGSGIEAADLSRLGQRVFGRLEEIPMPVLAAIDGYCLGGGMELATCADMRIASERSQFGQPEHNLGLIPGWGGTQRLKHVVGEGRAKEIIFTARNDYEPETMYDYGFVNEVVSTEEFEDRAWEFARDLAAGPPIAMEFSKRAMLAGRDDTDAGLALEASSFGHLFTTDDLWEGLSAFQSDRDPEFEGK from the coding sequence ATGGAACTGGAGGATATCAACACCATCGCAGTTCTCGGAGCGGGGAACATGGGCCACGGTATCGCGGAAGTGGCCGCACTCGCGGGCTACGACGTGACCCTGCGGGACATCAACGAGGAGTTCGTCCGGAACGGCTACGAGCAGATCGAGTGGTCGGTCGGCAAACTCGCCGAAAAAGATCAGATTAGCGACGATCTCGCGGACGCGACGCTCGAGCGCATCACGCCGCTGGTCGACGTCGAGGAGGCAGTCGCCGACGTCGACGTCGTCATCGAGGCCGTTCCCGAGAAGATGGACATCAAAAAGGAGGTCTACGGTGAGGTGGAGCAGTACGCCCCCGACCACGCCATCTTCGCGACGAACACCTCGAGTCTCTCGATCACCGAACTCTCGGAGGTTACCGACCGCCCCGAGCGCTTTTGCGGAATGCACTTCTTCAATCCGCCGATTCGGATGCCGCTGGTCGAGGTTATTTCGGGGGCACACACCGACGAGGAGACCCTCGACGTGATCGAGGCCCTCGCCGAAGACGTCGACAAATCGCCCGTCCGCGTCCACAAGGACAGTCCGGGGTTCATCGTGAACCGCGTCCTCGTCCCGCTGATGAACGAAGCGGCGTGGATGGTCTACGAGGACGAGGCCACCGTCGCGGAAATCGACTCGACGGCGAAGTTCGATATGGGACTCCCGATGGGGCTGTTCGAACTCACCGACCAGGTCGGCCTCGACGTGGGCCTGCACGTCCAGGAGTACATGCACGAGACTCTCGGCGACGCGTACGCCCCATGTCCGATGACCGAGGAGAAAGTCGAGGCGGAGGAACTCGGGAAGAAGACCGGCAAGGGCGTCTACGACTACGAGGACGGTGACGGCGTCCAGATCCCGACCGACGAAGGGAAAGAGTGGATCGCCGACCGCTTGCTCGCCGTGATGGCCGACGAGGTCGCCCAGCTGATCGACGACGACGTCGCCGGCCCCGACGCCATCGACGAGGCGATGAAACTCGGCGCGGGCTTCCCGGACGGCCCCGCGAAGATGGCCGACGGTCGCGGCCTCTCGGAGCTGCTCGAGGCGCTCGAGGACGCCTACGAGAAAACGGATGCGGCGCGACACGAGCCATCCGAGGCGCTCCGAACCTTCGCCGACGAGGGGAACTTTTACGGCGACGATGACGACGAAGAGACCGACGGCTACGACTACGAGGATATCGCGGTCGAGATCGACGGACGCGTGGCCAATCTCGTCATCGATCGGCCACACCGCATGAACACGATCACGACCGATATGATCAACGAGATCGACGACGCGCTCGACTCGCTCGTCGACGACGAGGACGTTCGCGCGATCTTGCTCACTGGTGCCGAAGACCGCGCGTTCTCGGCCGGTTTCGACGCCTCCACGGCCGCGGCAGGGAGCGGTATCGAAGCCGCGGATCTCTCCCGGCTCGGCCAGCGCGTGTTCGGTCGCCTCGAGGAGATCCCGATGCCCGTCCTCGCCGCGATCGACGGCTACTGCCTCGGCGGCGGGATGGAACTGGCCACCTGCGCCGACATGCGAATCGCCAGCGAGCGCTCGCAGTTCGGCCAGCCCGAACACAACCTCGGGCTCATCCCCGGCTGGGGCGGCACCCAGCGCCTGAAACACGTCGTCGGCGAGGGGCGAGCCAAGGAGATCATCTTCACCGCGAGAAACGACTACGAGCCGGAGACGATGTACGACTACGGCTTCGTGAACGAGGTCGTGTCCACCGAGGAGTTCGAGGATCGGGCGTGGGAATTCGCCCGTGACCTCGCCGCCGGCCCACCGATCGCGATGGAGTTCTCCAAGCGCGCCATGCTGGCCGGCCGCGACGACACAGACGCCGGGCTGGCACTCGAGGCGAGTTCGTTCGGCCACCTGTTCACGACGGACGACCTCTGGGAGGGGCTGTCGGCCTTCCAGTCCGACCGCGACCCCGAATTCGAAGGGAAGTAA